A region from the Cryptosporangium arvum DSM 44712 genome encodes:
- a CDS encoding fasciclin domain-containing protein, which translates to MTRVRTRLLGVTTAALLALSMAACSSDDSSDTATTSSDSTSATAMASPSESAMSADAPFGAACSAVPASGSGSFSGMAQDPVATAASNNPVLSTLVTAVKTAGLVDTLNSAKDVTVFAPTNDAFAKIPEADLKKVLADKATLTKILTYHVVGQKITPDQLGTAGPFKSLQGQDVTATGSGEDFTVNGTAKVVCGNVQTANATVYLIDTVLMPK; encoded by the coding sequence ATGACTCGCGTTCGCACTCGCCTTCTCGGTGTCACTACCGCGGCTCTCCTCGCCCTGTCGATGGCGGCCTGCAGCAGCGACGATTCCTCCGACACCGCCACCACCTCCAGCGACAGCACCAGCGCTACCGCGATGGCCTCTCCGTCCGAATCGGCCATGTCGGCTGACGCGCCCTTCGGCGCCGCCTGCTCCGCGGTTCCCGCCTCCGGCTCCGGGTCCTTCTCCGGCATGGCTCAGGACCCGGTCGCCACCGCGGCCAGCAACAACCCGGTGCTCTCGACACTCGTCACCGCGGTCAAGACCGCGGGGCTCGTCGACACGCTCAACAGCGCCAAGGACGTCACCGTGTTCGCGCCCACCAACGACGCGTTCGCCAAGATCCCGGAAGCCGACCTGAAGAAGGTGCTGGCCGACAAGGCCACGCTGACCAAGATCCTGACCTACCACGTGGTCGGCCAGAAGATCACGCCCGACCAGCTCGGCACCGCCGGGCCCTTCAAGTCGCTCCAGGGCCAGGACGTCACCGCCACCGGCAGCGGCGAAGACTTCACCGTGAACGGCACCGCCAAGGTCGTCTGCGGCAACGTCCAGACCGCCAACGCCACCGTCTACCTCATCGACACGGTGCTGATGCCGAAGTAA
- a CDS encoding molybdopterin-dependent oxidoreductase produces MRTLGFGALTGVAAAGAALGVAEPVAAAVGRGSSPVVAVGLAFIDLVPRPIKDFGIETFGQNDKVALLAGVFVILAVFAVVCGVVSLRHRLLGAAGVALFGVAGVVAAVTRPGAGPVASLPALVGAAIGVGVLLFLAPRAAAVVSAQPPAGSPKPEIPAEPTPDDERTSGRADAMRTDEGASGAADAMRTKTPNGVTATSRRRFLSLAGSALVVSAGLGVAGRYLSSLRDVAAERLKLALPAAADPAPPLPAGVDLKLPDLTPFVTPEKDFYRVDTALAVPQLSTDEYRLKIHGRVRSPMTLTYQDLLDRELVERVITLSCVSNEVGGTLAGTARWLGVPLKALLDEVQPEGGADQIVTRSVDGWTCGTPTSVVRDGRDALIVVGMNGKPLPIERGYPVRMLVPGLYGYVSATKWLVDIELTSFSDFDPYWVKRGWKAQAPIKTFSRIDTPRPLANSKAGTVTVAGVAWAQHRGVERVEVRVDGGEWNVATLAPVPSADTWRQWRWDWDATKVAPGQHTLAVRATDRTGATQPEQRAKPFPDGATGWHSVVVTVE; encoded by the coding sequence ATGAGAACGCTGGGGTTCGGAGCCCTGACGGGGGTCGCCGCCGCCGGCGCTGCCCTCGGGGTAGCTGAGCCGGTGGCCGCGGCGGTCGGACGCGGTTCGTCGCCCGTCGTCGCGGTCGGTCTGGCGTTCATCGATCTGGTGCCACGGCCGATCAAGGACTTCGGCATCGAGACGTTCGGGCAGAACGACAAGGTCGCGCTGCTCGCCGGGGTGTTCGTCATCCTCGCGGTGTTCGCGGTGGTGTGCGGCGTGGTGTCACTGCGCCACCGGTTGCTGGGTGCGGCCGGCGTCGCTCTGTTCGGCGTGGCGGGAGTCGTCGCGGCGGTCACCCGGCCCGGCGCCGGCCCGGTGGCGTCGCTGCCCGCGCTGGTGGGAGCCGCGATCGGCGTCGGCGTGTTGCTGTTCCTCGCCCCCCGCGCGGCCGCAGTGGTGTCCGCCCAACCGCCCGCCGGATCGCCGAAACCCGAGATCCCGGCCGAACCGACGCCGGACGACGAACGCACGAGCGGCCGCGCCGACGCCATGCGCACCGACGAGGGCGCGAGCGGCGCCGCCGACGCCATGCGCACCAAAACCCCCAACGGCGTGACGGCGACCTCACGGCGGAGGTTTCTGTCGCTCGCAGGTTCGGCGCTGGTGGTCTCGGCCGGGCTCGGTGTGGCCGGACGTTACCTGAGCAGTCTGCGCGACGTTGCCGCTGAGCGGCTCAAGCTGGCCCTGCCGGCCGCCGCCGACCCCGCTCCGCCGTTGCCCGCCGGTGTGGACTTGAAGCTGCCCGACCTCACACCGTTCGTGACGCCGGAGAAGGACTTCTACCGGGTCGACACGGCTCTGGCGGTGCCGCAGTTGTCCACCGACGAGTACCGCCTGAAGATCCACGGCCGGGTGCGCAGCCCGATGACACTCACTTACCAGGACCTTCTCGACCGTGAGCTCGTCGAACGGGTGATCACGCTGTCGTGCGTCTCCAACGAGGTCGGTGGGACGCTGGCCGGCACCGCCCGCTGGCTCGGCGTCCCCCTGAAGGCGCTCCTGGACGAGGTGCAACCCGAGGGCGGGGCGGACCAGATCGTCACCAGATCGGTCGACGGCTGGACGTGCGGAACCCCGACCTCCGTGGTCCGCGACGGTCGCGACGCGTTGATCGTCGTCGGCATGAACGGCAAACCGCTGCCGATCGAACGCGGTTACCCCGTCCGCATGCTCGTCCCCGGTCTCTACGGCTACGTGTCGGCCACCAAGTGGCTGGTCGACATCGAACTCACGTCCTTCTCCGACTTCGACCCCTACTGGGTCAAGCGCGGCTGGAAAGCCCAGGCCCCGATCAAAACCTTCTCCCGGATCGACACCCCACGCCCGCTGGCCAACTCCAAAGCCGGAACGGTCACGGTCGCCGGGGTCGCCTGGGCGCAGCACCGCGGCGTCGAGCGGGTGGAAGTCCGCGTCGACGGCGGCGAGTGGAACGTCGCGACGCTGGCCCCGGTTCCGTCCGCGGACACCTGGCGGCAATGGCGCTGGGACTGGGACGCCACGAAGGTCGCACCCGGCCAGCACACCCTCGCGGTCCGCGCGACCGACCGAACCGGAGCCACCCAACCCGAACAACGCGCCAAACCGTTCCCTGACGGCGCCACCGGCTGGCACTCGGTGGTCGTCACCGTCGAGTGA
- a CDS encoding ArsR/SmtB family transcription factor — MPESTRELAHPEPADFVLTDVLFALSDPSRLAIVRQLADGPVETVGCQTLGGEIPKSTRSHYLKTLREAGIIRNVAHGRERLVSLRVDELEARFPGLLASVLAATGGDSSPADPTPL, encoded by the coding sequence ATGCCTGAGTCCACGCGTGAGCTGGCGCACCCGGAGCCGGCCGACTTCGTCCTCACCGACGTGCTGTTCGCGTTGAGCGACCCGTCGCGGCTGGCGATCGTCCGGCAGCTCGCCGACGGGCCGGTGGAGACCGTGGGCTGCCAGACGCTCGGCGGGGAGATCCCGAAGTCCACGCGCTCGCACTACCTCAAGACGCTGCGCGAGGCCGGCATCATCCGGAACGTGGCGCACGGCCGGGAACGCCTGGTCAGCCTGCGCGTCGACGAGCTGGAAGCACGCTTCCCGGGCCTGCTGGCCTCCGTCCTGGCCGCCACCGGGGGCGACTCGTCGCCCGCCGATCCGACCCCGCTGTAG
- a CDS encoding MFS transporter — translation MRSTRHTLGFWLVAATLFMIMVAASAPSPLYVVYQARWHFSTLMLTVVFAVYVGALLAALITVGRLSDHLGRRPVLLASLVVEAVGMAVFLSADGLGGLVLARVIQGLATGAATGTISAALVDLLPPGRARLGAILNSAAPLTGLAFGALASGLLVQYVSAPETVVFAGLTIAFVLLAVLVVALPETIERRPGALTALRPRLGVPREARATFVATSPVLLATWAMGGLYLSLGASLTSGVLGVENHVVAGLVVSVLAGAGAVAGVVASDRAPARVMTVGAALLAIGTIGSLIALVDGSTVGFFAGSAVAGLGFGSGFLGALRSLAPLAAPAERGGLFGAIYTVSYLGFSVPAVIAGVLVPRVGLRETAVGYGLVVIALALSVVVPRVFRIRRPVRATPAAD, via the coding sequence GTGCGTTCGACACGGCACACGCTGGGCTTCTGGCTGGTCGCCGCGACCCTGTTCATGATCATGGTCGCCGCCAGCGCTCCGTCGCCGCTGTACGTCGTCTACCAGGCACGATGGCATTTCTCGACGCTGATGCTGACGGTGGTCTTCGCCGTCTACGTGGGGGCGCTGCTGGCCGCTCTGATCACGGTCGGGCGGCTCTCCGACCACCTCGGGCGCCGACCGGTGCTGCTGGCGAGTCTGGTGGTCGAAGCAGTCGGGATGGCGGTGTTCCTCTCCGCCGACGGGCTCGGCGGCCTGGTGCTCGCGCGCGTGATCCAGGGCCTGGCCACCGGGGCCGCCACCGGGACGATCAGCGCCGCGCTCGTCGACCTGCTACCACCGGGTCGGGCCCGGCTCGGCGCGATCCTGAACAGCGCGGCGCCGCTCACCGGCTTGGCCTTCGGCGCGTTGGCCTCCGGGTTGCTGGTGCAGTACGTGTCCGCGCCGGAGACCGTGGTGTTCGCCGGGCTGACGATCGCGTTCGTCCTGCTGGCGGTCCTCGTCGTCGCGCTTCCGGAGACGATCGAACGGCGTCCGGGAGCGCTCACCGCCCTGCGGCCGCGGCTCGGTGTGCCGCGCGAGGCCAGGGCGACGTTCGTCGCGACCTCGCCGGTGCTGCTCGCGACCTGGGCGATGGGTGGCCTCTACCTCTCACTCGGAGCCTCGCTGACGTCGGGCGTCCTCGGGGTGGAGAACCACGTCGTCGCCGGACTCGTCGTCTCGGTGCTCGCGGGAGCGGGCGCGGTCGCGGGCGTCGTCGCCAGTGACCGTGCGCCCGCGCGGGTGATGACGGTCGGGGCCGCGCTGCTCGCGATCGGCACGATCGGCTCGCTGATCGCGCTGGTCGACGGGTCGACGGTCGGGTTCTTCGCCGGGTCCGCGGTCGCTGGGCTGGGCTTCGGCTCCGGCTTCCTGGGCGCGCTGCGGTCGCTGGCTCCGCTGGCGGCACCGGCCGAGCGCGGTGGCCTGTTCGGCGCGATCTACACCGTGTCGTACCTGGGGTTCAGCGTGCCCGCGGTGATCGCCGGTGTGCTCGTGCCCCGGGTCGGTCTGCGCGAGACCGCAGTCGGCTACGGCCTGGTCGTGATCGCGCTCGCCCTGAGCGTCGTCGTTCCCCGCGTGTTCCGGATCCGACGCCCGGTCCGCGCCACCCCGGCCGCCGACTAG
- a CDS encoding tetratricopeptide repeat protein yields MAVAETGGLPDPGRARSLDDLAGCLRALKVWAGDPSYETITRRINGRRRTTGRPEHERARRGTVVDCFKAGRRRVDEELVLEVVEALHAEPGYLVHWQQALRAAVAGARAAAQVRVLDRLPDDVPGFVGRDAELARLTAHGSLVALITGMAGVGKTQLAIHAGHLLAAEQRFETTLFVDLRGFHPDPAQPPADPGAVLDAFLRLLGRPGHRIPPGLPAKVALFTELLAGTRTLLVLDNAADEEQLRPLLPAGGDAVTVVTSRRALPRLDADVRLDLDVLSAGEAEALLVAAAPGLAIGADATAYRRLTTRCGRLPLALSVVAGQLVGRPGWTVTDHADRLDERSRDRRLETGVELALHLSYQHLPTPRQTLLRRLAAHPGPDFDVHACAALLGVGPDEAGAALRGLVDEHLVQRSDAERYVLHDLVGAYAAERARDDERPSDRRDALTRLLDHLLHAAAAAMNTLSPAERHRRPELPQPSATHLEFTDATDARAWLDGERTTLIAACAEAAGAGRAEYVVRMAGTIYTYLDNGGYPADAVTVHTRARDAARQLGDDVAEAVALTNLGMAWWQLGDYATAVSHLRQALAVHRTAGDLRGEARALGNLGVVYSTSGRGDLAAEYQRRALEVFRQVGDRVGEANTVTNLAAAHAQLGHPAEAIEYSRQGLVLFRDLRHRGGEATALTNLGDGHLALDECETSVEWYRQALTIFRDLGERYGECCALNGLGRALAGLRRGDEAAECHRAALALALEIDNPDEQQRATTALAHLVTTGDHDPIGGCRSRGTGP; encoded by the coding sequence ATGGCCGTCGCGGAAACCGGCGGGCTGCCCGACCCCGGGCGCGCCCGCAGCCTCGACGATCTGGCGGGGTGTCTGCGCGCACTCAAGGTCTGGGCCGGGGACCCCTCGTACGAGACGATCACCCGGCGGATCAACGGCCGCCGGCGGACCACCGGGCGTCCGGAGCACGAGCGCGCCCGGCGCGGCACCGTCGTGGACTGCTTCAAGGCCGGCCGGCGCCGCGTCGACGAGGAACTGGTCCTCGAGGTCGTCGAGGCGCTGCACGCGGAGCCCGGCTACCTCGTGCACTGGCAGCAGGCGTTGCGCGCCGCGGTCGCGGGGGCGCGGGCAGCGGCGCAGGTGCGGGTCCTCGACCGGCTACCCGACGACGTACCGGGCTTCGTCGGCCGAGACGCCGAGCTGGCGCGGCTCACCGCCCACGGGTCGCTCGTCGCCCTGATCACCGGAATGGCCGGGGTCGGCAAGACCCAGCTCGCGATCCACGCCGGCCACCTGCTCGCCGCGGAGCAGCGGTTCGAGACGACGCTCTTCGTCGACCTCCGTGGTTTCCACCCGGATCCGGCGCAGCCTCCGGCGGACCCGGGGGCCGTTCTCGACGCGTTCCTGCGCCTGCTCGGCCGCCCCGGCCACCGCATCCCCCCTGGCCTGCCCGCGAAGGTCGCGCTCTTCACCGAGCTCCTCGCCGGCACCCGGACGCTGCTGGTGCTCGACAACGCCGCCGACGAGGAGCAGCTCCGCCCCCTGCTCCCCGCGGGTGGCGACGCCGTCACCGTCGTCACCTCCCGGCGTGCGCTCCCGCGGCTCGACGCGGACGTCCGGCTCGACCTCGACGTGCTCAGCGCCGGGGAAGCCGAAGCCCTGCTGGTCGCGGCGGCACCAGGCCTCGCGATCGGCGCCGACGCCACCGCGTACCGGCGGCTCACGACCCGGTGCGGGCGGCTGCCGCTCGCGCTCAGCGTCGTCGCCGGGCAGTTGGTGGGGAGGCCCGGCTGGACCGTGACCGATCACGCCGACCGGCTCGACGAACGGTCCCGCGACCGGCGGCTGGAGACCGGCGTCGAACTCGCGTTGCACCTGTCGTACCAACACCTTCCGACGCCCCGGCAGACGCTGCTGCGGCGCCTGGCCGCCCACCCCGGACCGGATTTCGACGTCCACGCCTGCGCGGCGCTGCTCGGCGTCGGCCCGGACGAGGCCGGCGCGGCGCTGCGTGGCCTCGTCGACGAGCACCTGGTGCAGCGGTCCGACGCCGAGCGGTACGTGCTGCACGACCTCGTCGGGGCGTACGCGGCCGAGCGGGCCCGCGACGACGAGCGCCCGTCCGACCGGCGCGACGCGCTGACACGTCTCCTCGACCACCTCCTGCACGCCGCAGCCGCGGCGATGAACACGTTGTCGCCCGCGGAGCGGCACCGCCGTCCGGAGCTGCCGCAGCCGTCCGCGACCCACCTCGAGTTCACCGACGCCACTGACGCGCGGGCGTGGCTGGACGGCGAGCGCACGACGCTGATCGCGGCCTGTGCGGAGGCCGCCGGCGCCGGTCGCGCGGAGTACGTCGTGCGGATGGCCGGAACGATCTACACCTATCTCGACAACGGCGGATACCCGGCGGACGCCGTGACCGTCCACACCCGGGCCCGGGACGCCGCGCGGCAGCTCGGCGACGACGTCGCCGAAGCGGTCGCGCTGACGAACCTGGGGATGGCGTGGTGGCAGCTCGGCGACTACGCCACCGCGGTCTCCCACCTCCGGCAGGCCCTCGCCGTGCACCGAACGGCCGGTGACCTCCGCGGGGAGGCCCGCGCGCTCGGCAACCTGGGCGTCGTCTACAGCACGAGCGGACGCGGCGACCTCGCCGCCGAGTACCAGCGCCGAGCACTCGAGGTGTTCCGGCAGGTCGGCGACCGGGTCGGCGAGGCCAACACGGTGACGAATCTGGCCGCCGCGCACGCCCAGCTGGGACACCCGGCCGAGGCGATCGAGTACAGCAGGCAAGGGCTGGTCCTCTTCCGGGACCTGCGGCACCGCGGCGGGGAGGCCACCGCGCTGACCAACCTCGGCGACGGCCATCTCGCCCTGGACGAGTGCGAAACCTCGGTCGAGTGGTACCGGCAGGCCCTCACGATCTTCCGCGACCTGGGCGAGCGTTACGGCGAGTGCTGCGCCCTCAACGGCCTCGGCCGGGCACTCGCCGGCCTGCGGCGCGGCGACGAGGCAGCCGAGTGCCACCGGGCCGCGCTGGCGCTGGCGCTCGAGATCGACAACCCGGACGAACAGCAGCGGGCGACCACCGCGCTGGCTCACCTGGTCACGACCGGGGACCACGACCCGATCGGCGGCTGTCGAAGCCGCGGGACGGGGCCCTAG